One Lactobacillus sp. ESL0785 DNA window includes the following coding sequences:
- a CDS encoding ABC transporter ATP-binding protein produces MTHLLQVDHVVRKFGGLTAVNDVSLHLDQRELVALIGPNGAGKTTLFNLLTGMIPVTSGKIVLQKAQHAYDLTKESATKIADLGLSRTFQNIRLFKDLTVLDNVLTAMTNKYQEGFLTTILRLPAFYQTEREMRVAASKLLAIFDLTANANTLAKNLPYGTQRRLEIVRALATRPQILFLDEPAAGMNPEETADLTQLIKYVQEKFEITVLLIEHDMSLVMNLAQRIYVLDQGQILAAGAPAEIKANPQVIEAYLGEGDA; encoded by the coding sequence ATGACGCACTTATTGCAAGTTGATCATGTTGTCCGCAAATTTGGTGGCTTGACCGCAGTTAATGACGTTTCACTGCATCTTGATCAACGTGAGTTGGTAGCTTTAATTGGCCCAAATGGTGCTGGCAAGACAACACTGTTTAATTTGTTAACTGGGATGATTCCTGTGACCAGTGGCAAGATTGTACTGCAAAAGGCGCAACACGCTTATGATTTAACTAAGGAAAGTGCTACTAAGATTGCGGATTTAGGGTTGTCACGTACTTTTCAAAATATTCGCTTATTTAAAGATTTAACTGTGCTGGATAATGTCTTGACAGCGATGACTAATAAGTATCAAGAAGGTTTTCTTACTACGATTTTGCGTTTGCCAGCTTTTTATCAAACAGAACGTGAAATGCGGGTAGCAGCTAGTAAGTTGCTAGCAATTTTTGACTTAACTGCTAATGCTAATACATTAGCCAAAAATTTACCTTACGGTACTCAGCGCCGGCTAGAAATCGTGCGGGCACTAGCAACAAGACCGCAAATTCTATTTTTGGATGAACCAGCGGCAGGGATGAATCCAGAAGAGACAGCAGATTTAACGCAATTAATTAAGTATGTTCAAGAAAAATTTGAAATTACGGTTTTATTAATTGAACATGATATGTCACTAGTTATGAATTTAGCACAACGTATTTATGTTTTGGATCAAGGACAAATTTTAGCAGCAGGTGCACCAGCTGAAATCAAAGCAAATCCGCAAGTAATTGAGGCTTACTTGGGAGAAGGTGACGCATAA
- a CDS encoding branched-chain amino acid ABC transporter permease gives MQTVLQQIINALSLGSIYALLALGYSMVYGIIKLINFAHGDIYMLGAFAAYYVISLWHFNFITALLTAMIVGAVSGVVIEYFAYRPLRKSPRIAVLITAIGVSFLLENGMSYLVGSNARSFPQVIEQVNYHIGGILISNIQILILLTALILMVLLQLIIKKTKMGRAMRAVSVDPEAAELVGVNVNHTISFTFALGSALAGAGGILIGMYYNQIDPLMGMTPGIKAFVAAVLGGIGSVPGASLGGFLIGILETFFQSIGLSAYKDAVVYLVLIVILLFLPAGIFGKNTEEKV, from the coding sequence TTGCAAACAGTCTTACAGCAAATCATTAACGCGTTGTCATTAGGGTCAATATATGCTTTACTGGCACTTGGTTATAGCATGGTTTATGGCATTATCAAGTTAATCAATTTCGCCCATGGCGATATCTACATGCTTGGTGCCTTTGCGGCTTATTATGTAATTAGTCTATGGCATTTCAATTTTATTACGGCATTACTGACAGCAATGATTGTGGGTGCTGTATCTGGGGTGGTAATAGAGTATTTTGCTTACCGCCCCTTACGTAAGTCGCCGCGGATTGCAGTCTTAATTACGGCAATTGGAGTTTCATTTTTATTAGAAAACGGTATGTCCTATCTTGTAGGGTCTAATGCGCGTAGTTTTCCGCAAGTTATTGAGCAGGTTAACTATCATATTGGTGGCATACTTATTTCTAATATTCAGATTTTAATTTTATTAACGGCATTAATTTTGATGGTATTACTACAATTAATTATTAAGAAAACCAAAATGGGCCGCGCAATGCGGGCAGTTTCTGTTGATCCAGAAGCAGCTGAATTGGTTGGTGTTAACGTCAATCATACAATTTCGTTTACCTTTGCCTTAGGTTCGGCTTTGGCTGGTGCCGGTGGTATTTTAATCGGCATGTATTATAACCAGATTGATCCTTTAATGGGAATGACGCCAGGGATTAAAGCCTTTGTTGCTGCTGTTTTAGGGGGTATTGGTTCAGTTCCTGGAGCTAGCTTAGGTGGCTTTTTAATCGGCATTTTGGAAACTTTCTTCCAATCGATAGGATTATCAGCCTATAAAGACGCAGTTGTTTACCTAGTTTTAATTGTGATTTTGCTCTTTTTACCGGCTGGTATTTTTGGCAAGAACACTGAAGAAAAGGTTTAG
- a CDS encoding ABC transporter ATP-binding protein, whose protein sequence is MTMLEVKNLSVNYGVIQAVKGVNFKINQGEIVTLIGANGAGKSTIVKTISGLLKPKTGEIIYQGKEIQHKQAPQIVAAGISQVAEGRHIFAGMTVMENLQMGAFLAKNHDEVSRSYTEIFARFPILKKRKNQDAATLSGGEQQMLAMGRALMAQPKLLLLDEPSMGLSPLFIQEIFTIIKELNQKGTTILLIEQNAKQALAIADRGYVLATGNIQLSGTGSELLANPDVQRVYFGG, encoded by the coding sequence ATGACAATGCTAGAAGTAAAAAATCTATCAGTTAATTACGGCGTCATTCAAGCTGTTAAAGGCGTTAACTTTAAAATTAATCAAGGCGAAATCGTCACCTTGATTGGAGCTAATGGTGCGGGTAAATCAACAATTGTTAAAACAATATCAGGTTTACTTAAACCTAAAACTGGTGAAATTATTTATCAAGGTAAAGAAATTCAACATAAGCAGGCTCCACAAATTGTTGCTGCTGGCATTTCACAAGTAGCTGAAGGACGACATATTTTTGCTGGCATGACAGTAATGGAAAACTTGCAGATGGGAGCTTTTTTAGCGAAAAATCATGATGAAGTTAGTCGTAGTTATACAGAAATTTTTGCCCGCTTTCCCATTTTGAAAAAGCGTAAAAATCAAGATGCAGCTACACTTTCTGGTGGTGAGCAGCAGATGTTAGCTATGGGACGTGCATTGATGGCGCAACCAAAGTTACTGCTTCTGGATGAACCTTCAATGGGTCTATCACCATTATTTATTCAAGAAATTTTTACGATTATTAAGGAATTAAATCAAAAAGGAACAACAATTTTACTGATTGAACAAAATGCTAAACAAGCGTTGGCAATTGCTGATCGTGGTTATGTATTAGCAACTGGTAACATTCAGCTATCGGGTACTGGGTCGGAGTTATTAGCTAATCCAGATGTACAGCGTGTTTACTTTGGGGGTTAA
- a CDS encoding branched-chain amino acid ABC transporter permease: MKANWKYILSWLVVMILGFGLIDGLIACGVIDAFIENMLVTIGINIILATGLNLIIGFSGQFSLGHAGFMAIGAYATAIITQYWSTELGFITSLFVGMILAMIIAAIIGTATFIRLKGDYLAIATLGAAEIIRNVINNLKITGGSSGMFNIPQLCSWPTVYILVCITTVILMNFIRSRDGRAIKAVREDEIAASAMGINTTKWKLAAFVLGGVTAALAGSLHASYLQTIAPSDFGIMESISILVIVVLGGVGSMTGTFLAAIVLGILDTILQNFGSLRMVIYAIALILIMIFKPSGLLGNWEFSFKNLFGRFTKKKEVRS, encoded by the coding sequence ATGAAAGCAAATTGGAAATATATCTTATCATGGTTAGTTGTGATGATTTTAGGCTTTGGCTTGATCGACGGTCTAATTGCTTGCGGCGTGATTGATGCTTTTATTGAAAACATGCTGGTTACCATTGGGATTAATATTATTTTGGCAACTGGACTTAACCTAATTATTGGTTTTAGTGGGCAGTTTTCACTAGGACATGCTGGTTTTATGGCGATTGGCGCTTATGCGACGGCAATTATTACCCAGTATTGGAGTACAGAATTGGGCTTCATTACGTCACTGTTTGTTGGGATGATTTTAGCAATGATTATTGCTGCGATTATTGGAACAGCAACCTTTATTCGGTTAAAGGGTGACTATTTAGCAATTGCAACGCTAGGGGCTGCCGAAATTATTCGCAATGTGATTAATAATTTAAAAATCACGGGTGGTTCTAGTGGTATGTTTAATATTCCGCAACTGTGTTCATGGCCGACGGTTTACATTTTGGTGTGTATCACGACAGTTATTTTAATGAACTTTATTCGCTCACGCGATGGGCGCGCTATTAAGGCAGTGCGTGAAGATGAAATTGCTGCTTCTGCCATGGGGATTAATACTACTAAGTGGAAATTAGCTGCCTTTGTTTTAGGTGGAGTTACTGCTGCTCTTGCGGGAAGTCTGCATGCTTCCTATTTACAGACGATTGCCCCAAGTGATTTTGGTATTATGGAGTCGATTTCTATCTTAGTAATTGTGGTTTTAGGTGGTGTTGGCAGTATGACAGGTACTTTTTTAGCTGCAATTGTTTTAGGTATTTTAGATACGATCTTACAAAATTTTGGTTCATTAAGAATGGTCATTTATGCAATTGCCTTAATTTTAATTATGATTTTTAAACCATCAGGACTACTTGGCAATTGGGAATTCTCTTTTAAGAATTTATTTGGGCGGTTTACTAAAAAGAAAGAGGTAAGATCATGA
- a CDS encoding sugar-binding transcriptional regulator, translating into MAEKYDRKKLALSATAARLYYEDDLGQSEIAQHLGISRPTVSRLLKLARESGIVRIEICNPFIGTEDLSEQLSTEFKKKIMVVPNNFNGELTAVKGVGAYAAQYLSDLIKPHDIVGLGWGRTIHMVTSNFKKRTVPDVKIVQLKGGDNINSKETYANESVTDLANALGASAHFLPLPPFFDDKLTKEIVEQDRFIRDTLKLGRKANIAMYSVGTVRKDALLFQLGYFSKTQKAALQQDAVGDIVSRFIDHNGKIVDPKLNEKTVGIGLNDLKKKQHSILVASGILKAPVVYAVIKAGYANEFILDQAIAQELLTYK; encoded by the coding sequence ATGGCTGAAAAATATGATAGAAAAAAGTTGGCATTAAGTGCGACTGCTGCAAGGCTTTATTATGAAGATGATCTGGGTCAATCAGAAATTGCTCAGCATTTAGGTATATCGCGTCCGACAGTCTCACGATTACTTAAGTTAGCCCGTGAATCTGGGATTGTTAGAATTGAAATTTGTAATCCATTTATTGGTACGGAAGACCTAAGTGAACAATTATCTACTGAATTTAAGAAAAAGATTATGGTTGTTCCCAATAATTTTAACGGTGAATTAACTGCTGTTAAAGGCGTTGGTGCCTATGCTGCACAGTATTTAAGCGATCTAATTAAGCCTCATGATATTGTTGGTCTTGGCTGGGGCAGAACAATTCATATGGTAACATCTAATTTTAAAAAGCGGACGGTTCCTGATGTTAAAATTGTCCAACTTAAGGGTGGCGATAACATTAATAGTAAGGAAACTTACGCTAATGAAAGTGTGACTGACCTGGCTAATGCATTAGGGGCAAGTGCACATTTTCTGCCATTACCGCCATTTTTTGACGATAAATTGACTAAGGAAATTGTTGAACAAGATCGCTTTATTCGGGATACGCTTAAATTAGGTCGTAAAGCAAATATTGCAATGTATAGTGTTGGTACAGTTAGAAAAGATGCCTTGTTGTTCCAATTAGGATATTTTAGTAAGACGCAAAAAGCAGCTTTACAACAAGATGCTGTTGGTGACATTGTTTCCCGTTTTATTGACCATAATGGTAAAATCGTCGATCCTAAGCTAAATGAAAAAACAGTTGGGATTGGCCTAAATGATTTGAAGAAAAAGCAACATTCAATTTTAGTTGCTAGTGGTATTTTAAAGGCACCAGTGGTCTATGCTGTGATCAAGGCAGGCTATGCTAATGAATTTATTTTAGATCAAGCAATTGCACAGGAATTACTCACCTATAAATAA
- the deoC gene encoding deoxyribose-phosphate aldolase, protein MDKTTLAKYLDHTLLKPNATKKDIVQICNEAKQYNTASVCVNSYWAKLVSEELKGTDVNTCCVVGFPLGAMSSKAKAFEATEAIKAGAEEIDMVINVGELIGGNDDAVLADIKAVVDAVHAENKLLKVIIETSFLNKDQKIRACELSEKAGADFVKTSTGFSSAGAKVEDVKLMRETVGDRLGVKASGGIHSYDEAIAMIDAGANRLGVSATIQILS, encoded by the coding sequence ATGGATAAAACAACATTAGCAAAATATTTAGATCATACACTTTTGAAGCCAAATGCAACTAAGAAGGACATCGTACAAATTTGTAACGAGGCTAAGCAATATAATACTGCTTCAGTTTGTGTTAATTCTTACTGGGCAAAATTGGTTAGTGAAGAATTAAAGGGTACAGATGTTAATACCTGCTGTGTAGTTGGTTTCCCTCTTGGAGCAATGAGCAGCAAAGCTAAGGCTTTTGAAGCTACTGAAGCTATTAAAGCCGGTGCTGAAGAAATCGACATGGTAATTAACGTTGGTGAATTAATTGGCGGCAATGATGATGCAGTCTTGGCTGATATTAAGGCTGTCGTAGATGCTGTTCATGCTGAAAATAAATTATTAAAGGTTATTATTGAAACTTCATTCTTAAACAAGGATCAAAAGATTCGTGCTTGTGAACTTTCTGAAAAAGCCGGTGCTGACTTTGTTAAAACCTCAACTGGTTTTAGCTCAGCCGGTGCTAAGGTTGAAGATGTTAAATTAATGCGGGAAACTGTTGGTGATCGTTTAGGCGTTAAGGCCTCAGGTGGCATTCACTCTTACGATGAAGCAATAGCAATGATTGATGCTGGTGCAAATCGTTTAGGTGTTAGTGCAACAATTCAAATTTTATCTTAA
- a CDS encoding pyrimidine-nucleoside phosphorylase — MRMVDIIDKKRNGHELTDEEIQFFVDGVVSGAIPDYQTSALLMAIYFNNMTDHERSTLTLDMMNSGDHLDLSGIPGIKVDKHSTGGVGDKVSLPLAAMVAATGIPVPMISGRGLGHTGGTLDKLEAIPGYQVEISEQAFIDQVKKEKLAIIGATGNIAPADKKIYALRDVTDTVDSIPLIASSIMSKKIASGTDALVIDVKTGSGAFMKTLPESEELAHALVEIGKGVGMKCMALISDMNQPLGNKVGNTLEIEETLDVLKGKGPKDLVDLVLTLGSHMVVLGEKAKTIEEARQLLEQTIIDGSALDRFKAMVIAQGGNSKVIDDYSIMPHAQYQIELPALESGYLAQLAADEVGIASMKLGGGREKADDQLDYGVGIELNKKVGDKVEKGESLLTIHANRKDVADIKALLYNCIKIADEAKPYPMIYKVIE, encoded by the coding sequence ATGAGAATGGTAGATATAATTGATAAGAAGAGAAATGGTCATGAATTAACTGACGAAGAAATTCAATTCTTTGTTGATGGCGTAGTTAGTGGCGCAATACCAGACTATCAAACCAGTGCTTTGTTAATGGCTATTTATTTTAACAATATGACAGACCATGAACGGTCGACTTTGACTTTGGACATGATGAATTCAGGTGATCATTTAGATTTATCCGGAATTCCTGGGATCAAGGTTGATAAGCACTCAACTGGTGGTGTTGGCGATAAGGTAAGTTTACCGTTGGCTGCAATGGTTGCGGCAACTGGCATCCCAGTCCCAATGATTTCTGGTCGCGGACTTGGGCACACTGGCGGTACGTTAGATAAGCTAGAGGCAATTCCAGGTTATCAAGTAGAGATCAGCGAACAAGCTTTTATTGATCAAGTTAAGAAAGAAAAATTAGCAATCATTGGTGCTACAGGTAATATTGCACCAGCAGACAAGAAGATTTATGCTTTGCGGGATGTGACTGATACTGTTGATTCAATTCCGTTAATTGCCAGTTCAATTATGAGTAAAAAAATCGCATCAGGAACTGATGCGCTGGTAATTGATGTTAAAACCGGTTCTGGTGCCTTTATGAAGACCTTGCCAGAGTCTGAAGAATTGGCACATGCCTTAGTAGAAATTGGTAAGGGTGTCGGCATGAAGTGCATGGCACTGATTTCTGATATGAACCAACCTTTAGGTAATAAAGTTGGTAATACATTAGAAATTGAAGAAACGCTTGATGTACTTAAAGGCAAGGGTCCGAAAGATTTAGTTGATCTAGTACTCACACTTGGTAGTCATATGGTTGTTTTAGGTGAAAAAGCCAAGACAATTGAAGAAGCTCGGCAATTGCTTGAACAAACGATTATTGATGGTTCTGCTCTTGATCGCTTTAAGGCAATGGTAATTGCTCAGGGTGGCAATAGTAAGGTAATTGATGACTACAGCATTATGCCGCACGCCCAATATCAGATTGAATTGCCAGCATTAGAAAGTGGCTATTTAGCACAATTAGCTGCAGATGAAGTTGGCATTGCCAGTATGAAGCTTGGTGGCGGCCGTGAAAAGGCTGATGATCAACTTGATTATGGTGTTGGTATTGAGCTTAACAAGAAGGTCGGCGACAAGGTTGAAAAAGGTGAATCTTTGCTGACAATTCATGCTAACCGCAAAGATGTTGCTGATATTAAGGCTCTGCTTTATAACTGTATTAAGATTGCAGATGAGGCTAAGCCTTACCCCATGATTTATAAAGTAATTGAATAA
- a CDS encoding nucleoside transporter C-terminal domain-containing protein, with the protein MQFLFLLTGLAFVFAIGWLVSNDRKHIKFKKMGAMFVLQLIISFLCLKTSGGVSTMGAISSFFSWLMVQAAGGVNFVFGGLVIQKGASVFFLNVLMPIVFISALVGILNYLKILPFIIKWTGFILNKLAGMGELESYFAVSTAILGQPEVFLTIKDTIPKLDEKRLYTICASAMSAVSAAVLASYMQLVPGKFVVTAVFLNILSALIVSCIVNPYDVTDAASIKIETGMEKEPFFQVIGNYIQDGFKLAVTVAAMLIGFVALITFLNNTFAIIFHISFTNFLGYLFSPIAFIMGVPMKDITKVGSLMATKILTNEFVALGELNKIAATLSPKANAIISSYLVSFANFSVIGIITGSIRSINQKAGTFVSKFSMKLLLGATLASILTGTIVGLYF; encoded by the coding sequence ATGCAATTTTTATTTTTATTAACGGGCTTAGCGTTCGTCTTCGCTATCGGCTGGCTTGTCAGTAACGACCGTAAACACATCAAGTTTAAAAAAATGGGCGCTATGTTTGTTTTGCAGCTGATTATTTCTTTTCTTTGCCTCAAGACTTCTGGCGGTGTCAGCACTATGGGCGCTATTTCCAGCTTCTTTAGTTGGCTAATGGTTCAAGCCGCTGGCGGTGTTAACTTTGTCTTTGGCGGTTTAGTCATTCAAAAGGGAGCTTCCGTCTTCTTTTTAAATGTTTTAATGCCCATTGTTTTTATTTCAGCTCTTGTTGGTATTTTAAATTACCTCAAAATTTTGCCATTTATTATTAAGTGGACCGGTTTTATCCTTAATAAATTAGCTGGTATGGGCGAATTGGAAAGTTACTTCGCTGTTTCAACTGCAATTTTAGGACAACCAGAAGTTTTCTTAACCATTAAAGATACTATTCCTAAACTCGATGAAAAACGGCTCTACACCATTTGTGCTTCAGCGATGAGTGCGGTCTCAGCTGCTGTACTAGCTTCATACATGCAGCTAGTACCTGGTAAGTTTGTTGTTACTGCAGTCTTTCTCAACATTCTTTCAGCCTTGATTGTTTCCTGCATTGTTAATCCTTACGATGTAACTGATGCAGCAAGTATTAAAATTGAAACAGGCATGGAAAAAGAACCTTTCTTCCAAGTTATTGGCAACTACATTCAAGACGGCTTCAAATTAGCTGTAACTGTTGCTGCTATGCTGATTGGGTTCGTTGCGTTAATTACCTTTTTGAACAATACCTTTGCCATTATTTTTCACATTAGTTTTACCAACTTTTTGGGTTATCTTTTCTCACCAATCGCCTTTATCATGGGTGTACCAATGAAGGATATTACTAAGGTAGGTAGTCTAATGGCAACCAAGATTTTAACTAACGAATTCGTCGCTCTGGGTGAATTAAACAAGATAGCTGCTACTCTTTCACCTAAAGCCAACGCAATTATCTCTTCCTATTTAGTATCTTTTGCTAACTTCAGTGTAATTGGAATTATTACCGGTTCAATCAGATCAATCAATCAAAAAGCTGGTACTTTTGTTTCTAAATTCTCAATGAAATTATTATTGGGGGCTACTTTAGCCTCAATCTTAACCGGAACAATTGTTGGACTTTACTTTTAA
- a CDS encoding ABC transporter substrate-binding protein, which translates to MKRITKRIMGVMSAGVIALMMTGCSTAKNASKGTHQDAKTIKIGVNMELSGSAAGYGNAQKQGIQLAADEINKDGGINVNGHKKQVKLIIRDNKTTIATSASVAAQLTTKDKVAAIVGPATTNAGTAEIPNITKADVPSVSPSATDPGYTLQKNGKVQPYVFRACFQNNFQGSSAAKFAENQLKAKRVAVFADNSSDYGTGLAKAFKQTFKGKIVDSQTYSEGDKDFNAVLTSFKGKKIDAIYVPGYYTEAGLIIKQARQMGIKVPIIGSDGMADPKLAQIASPKNATNVYYTTPFSVHVAAKNPTAVKFMNAYKARYHTTAPTFSALAYDSVYMVKQAIEDEKSDDSVKIAAGLAKIKDFDGVTGKITVNKTHDPEMPIAIEQMTNGKVSNSFSVK; encoded by the coding sequence ATGAAACGAATTACTAAGCGAATAATGGGTGTGATGTCAGCTGGTGTAATAGCCTTAATGATGACAGGCTGCAGTACGGCTAAGAATGCAAGTAAGGGCACACACCAAGATGCTAAAACTATCAAAATCGGAGTCAACATGGAATTATCTGGTTCGGCAGCTGGTTATGGTAATGCGCAAAAGCAAGGAATTCAATTAGCAGCCGATGAAATTAATAAGGACGGAGGGATTAATGTTAATGGTCATAAAAAGCAAGTTAAGCTGATCATTCGTGATAATAAAACGACAATTGCCACATCCGCATCAGTTGCAGCACAACTGACAACTAAAGATAAAGTTGCAGCGATTGTGGGGCCAGCAACAACCAATGCGGGTACCGCTGAAATTCCTAACATAACTAAAGCCGATGTTCCTAGTGTCAGTCCATCAGCAACGGATCCAGGTTATACGCTGCAAAAGAATGGTAAGGTGCAACCTTATGTTTTCCGGGCATGTTTCCAGAATAATTTTCAGGGAAGTAGTGCTGCTAAGTTTGCAGAAAATCAATTAAAAGCAAAACGGGTTGCTGTTTTTGCGGATAATTCAAGTGACTATGGTACAGGGTTAGCTAAGGCGTTTAAGCAAACATTCAAAGGTAAGATTGTTGATAGCCAAACTTATTCTGAAGGAGATAAGGACTTTAATGCTGTCTTAACGTCATTTAAAGGTAAGAAGATTGATGCTATTTATGTTCCTGGCTACTATACTGAAGCTGGTTTAATTATTAAGCAAGCACGGCAAATGGGGATTAAGGTACCAATTATTGGTAGTGATGGGATGGCTGATCCAAAGCTCGCTCAAATTGCTAGTCCTAAAAATGCTACTAATGTTTATTACACGACACCATTTTCAGTTCATGTTGCAGCTAAAAACCCCACAGCTGTTAAATTTATGAATGCTTATAAAGCTCGCTACCACACAACTGCACCAACATTTTCTGCTTTAGCTTATGATTCAGTTTACATGGTTAAGCAAGCAATCGAAGATGAAAAATCTGATGATTCTGTTAAAATCGCTGCTGGCCTTGCCAAGATTAAGGACTTTGACGGCGTTACCGGTAAGATTACGGTTAATAAGACGCATGATCCAGAGATGCCGATTGCAATTGAACAAATGACCAATGGTAAAGTAAGTAACTCGTTTAGTGTTAAGTAA
- a CDS encoding amino acid ABC transporter ATP-binding protein: MSAKIEVKNLVKNFGSNHVLKDIDLTVADNEVVVIIGPSGSGKSTLLRTLNKLEEPTSGTVIVDGVNIADPKTDMNKVRENIGMVFQHFNLFNNLSVGENIMLAPVELKKLDKAAARTQAEKLLKTVGLEDKVDADVKSLSGGQQQRVAIARALAMNPDVMLFDEPTSALDPEMVGDVLEVMKKLAKEGMTMVVVTHEMGFAKEVADRVVFVADGKILEQGTPAAIFDHPQNPRLQDFLNKVLNV; this comes from the coding sequence ATGAGTGCAAAAATAGAAGTAAAGAACTTAGTTAAAAATTTTGGTAGTAATCATGTTTTAAAAGATATTGATTTAACAGTTGCTGATAATGAAGTAGTGGTCATTATAGGACCGTCTGGTTCTGGTAAAAGTACCTTGCTGCGAACGCTTAACAAGCTTGAAGAACCGACTTCAGGAACAGTAATTGTTGATGGTGTTAATATTGCTGATCCTAAAACTGATATGAATAAGGTGCGTGAGAATATTGGTATGGTTTTTCAGCACTTTAATCTATTTAATAACTTGTCTGTTGGTGAAAATATTATGCTGGCACCAGTTGAACTTAAAAAGTTAGATAAGGCTGCTGCGCGTACCCAAGCTGAAAAATTATTGAAGACAGTTGGATTAGAGGATAAAGTTGATGCGGATGTTAAGTCATTGTCAGGTGGGCAGCAGCAGCGGGTGGCAATTGCACGAGCATTAGCAATGAACCCTGACGTGATGCTGTTTGACGAACCAACTTCAGCACTTGATCCGGAGATGGTTGGCGATGTGCTAGAAGTTATGAAGAAATTAGCCAAAGAGGGGATGACCATGGTTGTGGTTACCCACGAAATGGGCTTTGCTAAAGAAGTTGCTGACCGTGTAGTCTTTGTCGCTGATGGTAAAATTTTGGAGCAGGGTACACCTGCAGCAATCTTTGATCATCCACAAAATCCACGTTTGCAAGACTTTTTGAATAAAGTGTTGAATGTTTAA
- a CDS encoding phosphopentomutase, giving the protein MKYKRIFGLVMDSIGTGEAPDAADFNDVGADTLGHIGEYFKGGLKLPNFAKLGLSNLRETPIEGVPAVKQPVGHFGKMKEISVGKDSLDGHWEMMEMPVMQELSFFPNGFPDDLLDKISKFSGRKIVGNRPESGTKIIEELGEHQMQTGDLIIYTSGDSVLQIAAHEDVIPVEELYRISRYARSLVNGPEYRVGRIIARPYVGNGKGHFTRTANRHDFTLEPTGKSVLDHLQNAGYKTIAVGKTMDIFSGHGIDESYHNESNMDGMDHVDHVMKEDFTGFCFINLVDFDAMYGHRRNTAGDGQALMDLDKRLGTVMSNMNDDDLLIITADHGNDPTYKGTDHTREYVPLLAYSPSMTNPGSLGIRDTFSDFGATVLDNFGVEGNSIGTSFLADLK; this is encoded by the coding sequence ATGAAGTATAAGCGTATTTTTGGGTTAGTAATGGACTCAATTGGTACTGGAGAAGCTCCGGATGCGGCAGACTTTAATGATGTTGGTGCAGATACTCTAGGTCATATTGGTGAATATTTTAAAGGCGGGTTAAAGTTGCCCAATTTTGCTAAGCTGGGTTTGTCTAACTTACGTGAAACTCCAATTGAAGGTGTTCCTGCGGTTAAGCAGCCGGTTGGTCATTTTGGCAAAATGAAAGAAATTTCTGTTGGTAAAGATAGTCTTGATGGCCACTGGGAAATGATGGAAATGCCGGTAATGCAAGAATTAAGTTTCTTCCCTAATGGCTTTCCTGATGATTTATTAGATAAAATTTCTAAATTTTCTGGACGCAAAATTGTCGGTAATCGGCCAGAATCAGGCACCAAGATTATTGAAGAACTTGGCGAACACCAAATGCAAACTGGCGATTTAATTATCTATACTTCTGGTGATTCTGTTTTACAAATTGCTGCTCATGAAGATGTCATTCCAGTTGAAGAACTATACCGGATTTCACGTTATGCGAGAAGTTTAGTAAATGGACCAGAATATCGTGTTGGGCGCATTATTGCTCGACCATATGTTGGCAATGGTAAGGGTCACTTTACAAGAACTGCTAATCGACACGACTTTACCTTAGAGCCAACAGGTAAGTCTGTGTTAGATCATTTGCAAAATGCTGGTTACAAGACGATTGCTGTTGGTAAAACAATGGATATTTTTTCAGGTCACGGTATTGATGAAAGTTATCATAATGAAAGCAACATGGATGGAATGGATCATGTTGACCATGTAATGAAAGAAGACTTTACTGGTTTTTGTTTCATTAATTTAGTTGATTTTGATGCCATGTATGGTCACCGCCGCAATACTGCAGGTGATGGTCAAGCTTTGATGGATCTTGATAAGCGTCTAGGAACAGTTATGAGCAACATGAACGATGATGATTTATTAATCATTACCGCTGACCATGGTAATGACCCAACTTATAAGGGTACGGATCACACTAGAGAATATGTACCGTTACTTGCCTATTCACCAAGTATGACTAATCCTGGTAGCTTAGGTATTCGTGATACCTTTTCTGATTTTGGTGCTACTGTTTTGGATAACTTTGGCGTTGAAGGTAATAGTATTGGAACTAGCTTCTTAGCTGATTTAAAGTAA